One genomic window of Parasteatoda tepidariorum isolate YZ-2023 chromosome 9, CAS_Ptep_4.0, whole genome shotgun sequence includes the following:
- the LOC122269423 gene encoding acylphosphatase-1-like, which yields MLRKHAITILILCIGEDQRNCNXSTKLFAWQQSYSSSRSTKNEMKTTVLRMLQSVDFEVFGRVQGVFFRKFTREKGKQLGLKGWCMNTSSGTVLGTMQGPEEKIIEMYVYFSVIGKISVS from the exons ATGCTCagaaaacatgccatcacaatctTGATCCTCTGCATAGGAGAAGACCAACGA aattgcaatgNTTCAACCAAACTATTTGCATGGCAGCAGTCGTACTCTTCATCGAGgtcaacaaaaaatgaaatgaaaactacTGTTTTAAGAATGTTGCAGTCGGTAGATTTTGAAGTTTTTGGTCGAGTACAAg GTGTATTTTTCAGAAAG TTTACGAGAGAAAAAGGGAAGCAGCTAGGTTTAAAAGGATGGTGTATGAATACTTCTAGTGGAACTGTCTTAGGAACAATGCAAGGgccagaagaaaaaattatagaaatgtaTGTATACTTCTCTGTAATAGGGAAGATTTCCGTATCATGA
- the LOC107438876 gene encoding uncharacterized protein isoform X2 has product MDSYFDIEAVNNLGTLNSFGASFTSLKLVTHPHFHSNKILYVFFSDASQITCYKLSDKRPILSSEHGSKEYIQNSSLSLRFQQTLRFCVPLLDIASTNDDVWAIGNNCLLSIRNVFENKNSVQTDDCMEPSMKREYPFYGFETLVSANSFQEHIFQKNFYCFKCDLIENSILVCHENTELSSWQIVLVINSSTSTRNNLECIKLLSFPSSYSSENALWGSNKERVGKPEVLFSDSKHPLWKNICDSKTRSLSNYVVLIAQPDGTILYSLCSWACQRKEFKQVSSLQKLCKLEEPILCFCFRENIVKSIRSSFMIIIGEKGKLLLVTSEKLPSDADSNQLVNGLWILSWQLPSSVQSFIILDDCIIYCSFKGEVWITKFYANDSQEDGIGNQCIKITNRASDFKNICSLSLINKEDGLFIMVTNTGNMYLMKYSNKTSLLNNRSLPVLMNGILEQSMLLKDLASVKHSQSRLFVALSTFANIKFGAINKLRLDCKITEVEDFSKKLLINISLDGLQHFNLDTELWMISASIFSNFQTDSAIVTKCSPLVLGQTLHLEVLESNFCPSYSSLFPLYLEVGLILRGPKSFMSIDCFTDIVKKLPLYIKTNTAILTELYLLKNKSKILQNSRLKNAQNINILQEISNNNARNPLYKKENHVPEVFIPIFNKYTYCLLESTAEEFVKNLNKEVGLEESIFQAILERGSLSPNSDGNNLLCRDQSVSLSVFQIEKIVNINITTESMTILGLKTAIAELLLSNQPKSIYEASNCVSIPANILKKCEELSKELRSMYGQNVNANDFLGRIFKIYCKLRKEVSEKLPL; this is encoded by the exons atggatTCGTATTTTGATATTGAAGCTGTTAATAATTTGGGGACTTTGAATTCTTTTGGGGCTTCATTTACTTCTCTTAAATTAGTTACACACCCTCATTTtcactcaaataaaattttatatgttttcttcTCCGATGCGAGCCAGATTACTTGCTATAAACTTTCTGATAAAAGGCCAATTTTGAGTTCGGAACATGGTTCGaaagaatatattcaaaattcatcACTATCTTTACGTTTTCag CAAACATTACGTTTTTGTGTACCCCTTTTGGATATAGCTTCAACTAATGATGATGTCTGGGCTATAGGAAATAACTGCCTTTTGTCTATTAg gAACGTTTTTGAGAATAAGAATTCCGTTCAAACTGATGATTGCATGGAACCATCTATGAAAAGAGAATATCCTTTTTATGGCTTTGAAACACTCGTGAGTGCAAACAGTTTTCAAGAGCACATTTTCCAAAAGAACTTTTACTGCTTCAAGTGTGATTTAATTGAGAATAGTATTTTAGTATGTCATGAAAATACAGAGCTATCTTCATGGCAAATTGTCTTAGTCATTAACAGTTCTACTTCTACACGGAATAATTTGGAATGTATTAAACTTTTGAGCTTTCCTTCATCATATTCAAGTGAAAATGCATTGTGGGGAa gtaACAAAGAAAGAGTTGGGAAACCAGAAGTCTTATTTTCTGATTCCAAGCATCCtctatggaaaaatatttgtgattctAAGACCAGATCACTTTCAAACTATGTGGTCTTAATAGCACAACCAGATGGAACCATTCTTTATTCTTTGTGTTCATGGGCCTGTCAAAGGAAAGAATTCAAACAAGTATCTTCATTACAAAAATTGTGCAAACTGGAGGAGCCTATTTTATGCTTTTGTTTCAGGGAAAACATTGTAAAATCCATAA gATCAAGTTTCATGATTATAATTGGAGAAAAAGGTAAATTACTTTTAGTAACATCTGAAAAACTGCCCAGTGATGCTGATTCGAATCAACTTGTAAATGGTCTATGGATTTTATCTTGGCAACTGCCTTCATCTGTTCAGAGTTTCATCATTTTGGATGattgcataatttattgttcatttaaagGAGAAGTATGGATAACtaagttttatgcaaatgattCTCAGGAAGATGGTATTGGGAATCAgtgcataaaaattacaaatagagcatctgattttaaaaatatatgcagcCTGTCTTTGATTAACAAAGAAGATG GGCTTTTCATAATGGTTACAAACACTGGTAATATGTATTTGATgaagtattcaaataaaacaagccTTCTTAACAATAGATCACTGCCTGTTTTGATGAATGGAATATTGGAACAGAGTATGTTGTTGAAGGATTTAGCATCAGTGAAACATTCCCAAAGTCGATTATTTGTTGCATTATCAACATTTGCTAATATAAAATTTGgag CAATTAATAAACTTCGTTTGGATTGTAAAATAACTGAAGTAGAAgacttttcaaaaaagttattaataaatataagcttGGATGGATTACAGCACTTCAACCTGGATACCGAACTTTGGATGATTTCCGCATCAATCTTCAGCAATTTTCAGACAGATTCAGCAATTGTTACAAAATGTTCACCTTTAGTAttag GCCAAACTTTGCATCTTGAAGTCTTAGAATCCAATTTTTGTCCATCTTACAGCTCTCTTTTTCCTTTATACCTTGAAGTTGGTCTAATTCTAAGAGGGCCAAAAAGTTTTATGTCCATTGACTGCTTTACcgacatagtaaaaaaattacctctTTATATCAAGACTAATACTGCTATATTgactgaattatatttattaaaaaataagtctaaAATTCTCCAAAATTCAAGGCTCAAGAATGcccaaaatataaacattttacaagaaatatcaaataataatgcCAGAAAtcctttatataaaaaagaaaatcatgttCCTGAAGtatttattccaattttcaataaatacacTTATTGTCTCTTAGAATCTACAGCTGAAGAGtttgttaaaaatctaaataaag AGGTAGGATTGGAGGAGTCCATTTTCCAGGCAATTTTGGAGAGAGGCTCTTTATCACCAAACAGCGATGGTAATAACTTACTGTGTCGAGATCAGTCTGTTTCGTTGTCTGTGTtccaaatagaaaaaatagttaacattAATATTACTACTGAATCTATGACTATATTGGGTTTGAAAACAGCAATTGCAGAACTTCTCCTAAGCAATCAA CCTAAATCAATCTATGAAGCTTCCAACTGTGTTAGTATACctgctaatattttaaagaagtgtGAG
- the LOC107438876 gene encoding uncharacterized protein isoform X3, with amino-acid sequence MDSYFDIEAVNNLGTLNSFGASFTSLKLIAHPHFHSNKFLYVFFASTSQITCYKLFDKKPILSSEHSSKENIHNSSLATFLHFQQTLRFCVPLLDITSTNDDVWAIGNNCLLSIRNVFENKNSVQTDDCMEPSMKREYPFYGFETLVSANSFQEHIFQKNFYCFKCDLIENSILVCHENTELSSWQIVLVINSSTSTRNNLECIKLLSFPSSYSSENALWGSNKERVGKPEVLFSDSKHPLWKNICDSKTRSLSNYVVLIAQPDGTILYSLCSWACQRKEFKQVSSLQKLCKLEEPILCFCFRENIVKSIRSSFMIIIGEKGKLLLVTSEKLPSDADSNQLVNGLWILSWQLPSSVQSFIILDDCIIYCSFKGEVWITKFYANDSQEDGIGNQCIKITNRASDFKNICSLSLINKEDGLFIMVTNTGNMYLMKYSNKTSLLNNRSLPVLMNGILEQSMLLKDLASVKHSQSRLFVALSTFANIKFGAINKLRLDCKITEVEDFSKKLLINISLDGLQHFNLDTELWMISASIFSNFQTDSAIVTKCSPLVLGQTLHLEVLESNFCPSYSSLFPLYLEVGLILRGPKSFMSIDCFTDIVKKLPLYIKTNTAILTELYLLKNKSKILQNSRLKNAQNINILQEISNNNARNPLYKKENHVPEVFIPIFNKYTYCLLESTAEEFVKNLNKEVGLEESIFQAILERGSLSPNSDGNNLLCRDQSVSLSVFQIEKIVNINITTESMTILGLKTAIAELLLSNQELSKELRSMYGQNVNANDFLGRIFKIYCKLRKEVSEKLPL; translated from the exons atggatTCGTATTTTGATATTGAAGCTGTTAATAATTTGGGGACTTTGAATTCATTTGGGGCTTCATTTACTTCTCTTAAATTAATTGCACACCCTCATTTTcactcaaataaatttttatatgttttcttcGCTAGTACGAGTCAGATTACTTGCTataaactttttgataaaaagccAATTTTGAGTTCCGAACAtagttcaaaagaaaatattcataattcatCACTGgctacatttttacattttcag CAAACATTACGCTTTTGTGTACCTCTTTTGGATATAACTTCAACTAATGATGATGTCTGGGCTATAGGAAATAACTGCCTTTTGTCTATTCg gAACGTTTTTGAGAATAAGAATTCCGTTCAAACTGATGATTGCATGGAACCATCTATGAAAAGAGAATATCCTTTTTATGGCTTTGAAACACTCGTGAGTGCAAACAGTTTTCAAGAGCACATTTTCCAAAAGAACTTTTACTGCTTCAAGTGTGATTTAATTGAGAATAGTATTTTAGTATGTCATGAAAATACAGAGCTATCTTCATGGCAAATTGTCTTAGTCATTAACAGTTCTACTTCTACACGGAATAATTTGGAATGTATTAAACTTTTGAGCTTTCCTTCATCATATTCAAGTGAAAATGCATTGTGGGGAa gtaACAAAGAAAGAGTTGGGAAACCAGAAGTCTTATTTTCTGATTCCAAGCATCCtctatggaaaaatatttgtgattctAAGACCAGATCACTTTCAAACTATGTGGTCTTAATAGCACAACCAGATGGAACCATTCTTTATTCTTTGTGTTCATGGGCCTGTCAAAGGAAAGAATTCAAACAAGTATCTTCATTACAAAAATTGTGCAAACTGGAGGAGCCTATTTTATGCTTTTGTTTCAGGGAAAACATTGTAAAATCCATAA gATCAAGTTTCATGATTATAATTGGAGAAAAAGGTAAATTACTTTTAGTAACATCTGAAAAACTGCCCAGTGATGCTGATTCGAATCAACTTGTAAATGGTCTATGGATTTTATCTTGGCAACTGCCTTCATCTGTTCAGAGTTTCATCATTTTGGATGattgcataatttattgttcatttaaagGAGAAGTATGGATAACtaagttttatgcaaatgattCTCAGGAAGATGGTATTGGGAATCAgtgcataaaaattacaaatagagcatctgattttaaaaatatatgcagcCTGTCTTTGATTAACAAAGAAGATG GGCTTTTCATAATGGTTACAAACACTGGTAATATGTATTTGATgaagtattcaaataaaacaagccTTCTTAACAATAGATCACTGCCTGTTTTGATGAATGGAATATTGGAACAGAGTATGTTGTTGAAGGATTTAGCATCAGTGAAACATTCCCAAAGTCGATTATTTGTTGCATTATCAACATTTGCTAATATAAAATTTGgag CAATTAATAAACTTCGTTTGGATTGTAAAATAACTGAAGTAGAAgacttttcaaaaaagttattaataaatataagcttGGATGGATTACAGCACTTCAACCTGGATACCGAACTTTGGATGATTTCCGCATCAATCTTCAGCAATTTTCAGACAGATTCAGCAATTGTTACAAAATGTTCACCTTTAGTAttag GCCAAACTTTGCATCTTGAAGTCTTAGAATCCAATTTTTGTCCATCTTACAGCTCTCTTTTTCCTTTATACCTTGAAGTTGGTCTAATTCTAAGAGGGCCAAAAAGTTTTATGTCCATTGACTGCTTTACcgacatagtaaaaaaattacctctTTATATCAAGACTAATACTGCTATATTgactgaattatatttattaaaaaataagtctaaAATTCTCCAAAATTCAAGGCTCAAGAATGcccaaaatataaacattttacaagaaatatcaaataataatgcCAGAAAtcctttatataaaaaagaaaatcatgttCCTGAAGtatttattccaattttcaataaatacacTTATTGTCTCTTAGAATCTACAGCTGAAGAGtttgttaaaaatctaaataaag AGGTAGGATTGGAGGAGTCCATTTTCCAGGCAATTTTGGAGAGAGGCTCTTTATCACCAAACAGCGATGGTAATAACTTACTGTGTCGAGATCAGTCTGTTTCGTTGTCTGTGTtccaaatagaaaaaatagttaacattAATATTACTACTGAATCTATGACTATATTGGGTTTGAAAACAGCAATTGCAGAACTTCTCCTAAGCAATCAA
- the LOC107438876 gene encoding uncharacterized protein isoform X1, whose product MDSYFDIEAVNNLGTLNSFGASFTSLKLIAHPHFHSNKFLYVFFASTSQITCYKLFDKKPILSSEHSSKENIHNSSLATFLHFQQTLRFCVPLLDITSTNDDVWAIGNNCLLSIRNVFENKNSVQTDDCMEPSMKREYPFYGFETLVSANSFQEHIFQKNFYCFKCDLIENSILVCHENTELSSWQIVLVINSSTSTRNNLECIKLLSFPSSYSSENALWGSNKERVGKPEVLFSDSKHPLWKNICDSKTRSLSNYVVLIAQPDGTILYSLCSWACQRKEFKQVSSLQKLCKLEEPILCFCFRENIVKSIRSSFMIIIGEKGKLLLVTSEKLPSDADSNQLVNGLWILSWQLPSSVQSFIILDDCIIYCSFKGEVWITKFYANDSQEDGIGNQCIKITNRASDFKNICSLSLINKEDGLFIMVTNTGNMYLMKYSNKTSLLNNRSLPVLMNGILEQSMLLKDLASVKHSQSRLFVALSTFANIKFGAINKLRLDCKITEVEDFSKKLLINISLDGLQHFNLDTELWMISASIFSNFQTDSAIVTKCSPLVLGQTLHLEVLESNFCPSYSSLFPLYLEVGLILRGPKSFMSIDCFTDIVKKLPLYIKTNTAILTELYLLKNKSKILQNSRLKNAQNINILQEISNNNARNPLYKKENHVPEVFIPIFNKYTYCLLESTAEEFVKNLNKEVGLEESIFQAILERGSLSPNSDGNNLLCRDQSVSLSVFQIEKIVNINITTESMTILGLKTAIAELLLSNQPKSIYEASNCVSIPANILKKCEELSKELRSMYGQNVNANDFLGRIFKIYCKLRKEVSEKLPL is encoded by the exons atggatTCGTATTTTGATATTGAAGCTGTTAATAATTTGGGGACTTTGAATTCATTTGGGGCTTCATTTACTTCTCTTAAATTAATTGCACACCCTCATTTTcactcaaataaatttttatatgttttcttcGCTAGTACGAGTCAGATTACTTGCTataaactttttgataaaaagccAATTTTGAGTTCCGAACAtagttcaaaagaaaatattcataattcatCACTGgctacatttttacattttcag CAAACATTACGCTTTTGTGTACCTCTTTTGGATATAACTTCAACTAATGATGATGTCTGGGCTATAGGAAATAACTGCCTTTTGTCTATTCg gAACGTTTTTGAGAATAAGAATTCCGTTCAAACTGATGATTGCATGGAACCATCTATGAAAAGAGAATATCCTTTTTATGGCTTTGAAACACTCGTGAGTGCAAACAGTTTTCAAGAGCACATTTTCCAAAAGAACTTTTACTGCTTCAAGTGTGATTTAATTGAGAATAGTATTTTAGTATGTCATGAAAATACAGAGCTATCTTCATGGCAAATTGTCTTAGTCATTAACAGTTCTACTTCTACACGGAATAATTTGGAATGTATTAAACTTTTGAGCTTTCCTTCATCATATTCAAGTGAAAATGCATTGTGGGGAa gtaACAAAGAAAGAGTTGGGAAACCAGAAGTCTTATTTTCTGATTCCAAGCATCCtctatggaaaaatatttgtgattctAAGACCAGATCACTTTCAAACTATGTGGTCTTAATAGCACAACCAGATGGAACCATTCTTTATTCTTTGTGTTCATGGGCCTGTCAAAGGAAAGAATTCAAACAAGTATCTTCATTACAAAAATTGTGCAAACTGGAGGAGCCTATTTTATGCTTTTGTTTCAGGGAAAACATTGTAAAATCCATAA gATCAAGTTTCATGATTATAATTGGAGAAAAAGGTAAATTACTTTTAGTAACATCTGAAAAACTGCCCAGTGATGCTGATTCGAATCAACTTGTAAATGGTCTATGGATTTTATCTTGGCAACTGCCTTCATCTGTTCAGAGTTTCATCATTTTGGATGattgcataatttattgttcatttaaagGAGAAGTATGGATAACtaagttttatgcaaatgattCTCAGGAAGATGGTATTGGGAATCAgtgcataaaaattacaaatagagcatctgattttaaaaatatatgcagcCTGTCTTTGATTAACAAAGAAGATG GGCTTTTCATAATGGTTACAAACACTGGTAATATGTATTTGATgaagtattcaaataaaacaagccTTCTTAACAATAGATCACTGCCTGTTTTGATGAATGGAATATTGGAACAGAGTATGTTGTTGAAGGATTTAGCATCAGTGAAACATTCCCAAAGTCGATTATTTGTTGCATTATCAACATTTGCTAATATAAAATTTGgag CAATTAATAAACTTCGTTTGGATTGTAAAATAACTGAAGTAGAAgacttttcaaaaaagttattaataaatataagcttGGATGGATTACAGCACTTCAACCTGGATACCGAACTTTGGATGATTTCCGCATCAATCTTCAGCAATTTTCAGACAGATTCAGCAATTGTTACAAAATGTTCACCTTTAGTAttag GCCAAACTTTGCATCTTGAAGTCTTAGAATCCAATTTTTGTCCATCTTACAGCTCTCTTTTTCCTTTATACCTTGAAGTTGGTCTAATTCTAAGAGGGCCAAAAAGTTTTATGTCCATTGACTGCTTTACcgacatagtaaaaaaattacctctTTATATCAAGACTAATACTGCTATATTgactgaattatatttattaaaaaataagtctaaAATTCTCCAAAATTCAAGGCTCAAGAATGcccaaaatataaacattttacaagaaatatcaaataataatgcCAGAAAtcctttatataaaaaagaaaatcatgttCCTGAAGtatttattccaattttcaataaatacacTTATTGTCTCTTAGAATCTACAGCTGAAGAGtttgttaaaaatctaaataaag AGGTAGGATTGGAGGAGTCCATTTTCCAGGCAATTTTGGAGAGAGGCTCTTTATCACCAAACAGCGATGGTAATAACTTACTGTGTCGAGATCAGTCTGTTTCGTTGTCTGTGTtccaaatagaaaaaatagttaacattAATATTACTACTGAATCTATGACTATATTGGGTTTGAAAACAGCAATTGCAGAACTTCTCCTAAGCAATCAA CCTAAATCAATCTATGAAGCTTCCAACTGTGTTAGTATACctgctaatattttaaagaagtgtGAG